The sequence GCCGAGGCAGTTCACCAGGTCAACAATGTGAAATCTTATTTTGCAGCGCGAAATAATTTCCGACTCAACGGTCGAATTTGAAAGAGTTCGCGCGAAGGGGAAAGGGGAAACGACGCCAGACGCGATCCCTGACCAGACTTCGAGTGGGCCGCGACCCTCAGCCGTCGTCGCGCTTCAACACGGGCGCGCTTCGGTCGAGGGCGAGGTCGGCGTCCGAGAACACCCAAGGCCCGCGCACGCCCGGCACGCCTTCGGGCGCGATCCTGAGGCCCCGCGCGATCACCTGCGGATCGGCGAAGACGTCGGCGATTTCGTTGATCGGCCCGGCTGGCACCACGGCCCTGGCCAATGCCGCAAGCAGCGCGTCGCGGCTCCACCGCGCGGTCGCCTCCGCGAGCAGGGGTTTGAGCTCCGCCCGCGCCGACACCCGGTCGCCGTTCGTGCGAAACCTCGGGTCGTCGGCCAGTTCGGCACAGCCCAGCACAGTGCAGAGCGAGGCGAACTGCCGGTCGTTGCCCACCGCGACGATCACATGGCCATCGGCCACCGGCAGCGTGTCATAGGGCATGAGGTTGGGATGCGCATTCCCAAGCCGACCGGGGCTTTCGCCGCTGACGAGGTAATTCATCGCCTGATTGGCCAGAAGCGCGGTGGCGCAGTCCAGAAGCGAGATGTCCACGCTCTGGCCGCGCCCGGTCCGGTGCCGCGCCTCGACCGCCGCCAGAATGCCGATCACCGCATAGAGGCCCGAGACGACGTCCGTCACCGCGACCCCGACCTTGGTCGGCTCGCCCTTGGCCTCGCCCGTGATCGACATGAGCCCGGAGAGCCCCTGGATCATGAAGTCGTATCCTGCTTCGCCCGCGCGTGGCCCGTCTTGGCCGAACCCGGTGATGGAGCAATAGATGAGCCGGGGGTTCGCGGCGGCGAGCGAGGCGTAGTCCAGCCCGTACTTCGCGAGCCCCCCGACCTTGAAGTTCTCGATCACCACGTCAGCATCGGCGATCATCGCCTTCACGCGGGCGATGTCGTAAGGGTTGCGAAAGTCGGCCGTCGCTGTCGCCTTGCCCCGGTTCGCCGCATAGAAATAGGCCGCTGTTCTGTCGCCGTCACGCTCGATCCAGGGCGGGCCCCAGCGGCGCGTGTCGTCGCCCTCGGGGCTTTCCACCTTCACCACCTCGGCGCCGAGGTCGGCCAGCGCCTGTCCCGCCCAGGGCCCGGCCAGGATGCGGGCGAGTTCGACGACCTTTAGACCGGACAGCAACGACATGGTTTTCCTCCTGTTCGCTTGGGCGTAGCATCCGACCAAACCCCGCGCAATGACGCGACGGAAGTGACGGCGGCCCTTGTCGCCGCGTAACGCCCTGCGCAGAAATTCGGGCGAAACAGGAGGATCTCATGCCGCACGACCTACCCGCGAAAAGCCGCCCCGACCTTGGCCCCTTCGACTGGCAAGACCCCTTCCGCCTCGACGACCAGCTCGAGGAAGACGAACGGATGATCCGCGACTCCGCGCGCGCCTATGCCGCCGAGAAACTCGCCCCGCGCGTGATCTCGGCCTTCGAGAACGAGGATACCGATCCGGCGATCTTTCGCGAGATGGGCGACATGGGTCTGCTGGGCGTTACCGTGCCCGAGGAATACGGCGGGCTGGGCGGGTCCTACGTGAGCTATGGTCTCGTCGCGCGGGAGGTCGAGCGGATCGACTCTGGCTATCGGTCCATGATGAGCGTGCAGTCGAGCCTCGTCATGTATCCGATCTATGCCTATGGCTCGGAAGCGCAGCGCAAGAAATTCCTCCCCGGCCTCGCCTCGGGCGAGCTGATCGGCTGCTTCGGTCTGACCGAACCCGACGCGGGCTCGGACCCCGGCAGCATGAAGACGCGGGCGGTCAAGACGGGCAGCGGCTACCGGATCACCGGCACGAAGTTGTGGATCTCCAATGCGCCCATCGCCGATGTCTTCGTCGTCTGGGCGAAGTCCGATGCCCATGGCGGCAAGATCCGGGGCTTCGTGCTCGAGAAGGGGATGGAGGGGCTCTCGGCGCCGAAGATCCAGAACAAGCTGTCGCTCCGCGCCTCGATCACCGGCGAGATTGTGATGAAGGACGTGGAGGTGGGCGAAGGGGCGCTTCTGCCGAATGTCGAAGGGCTGAAGGGGCCATTCGGCTGTCTCAACCGGGCGCGTTACGGCATTTCATGGGGCGCAATGGGGGCGGCCGAGTTCTGCTGGCACGCCGCGCGGCAATACGGGCTCGACCGGGTGCAGTTCAATCGCCCGCTCGCCCAGACCCAGCTTTTCCAGAAAAAGCTCGCCGACATGCAGACCGAGATCACGCTGGGCTTGCAAGGTTCCCTTCGGGTCGGGCGGCTCATGGACGAAGGTCGCGCAGCCCCCGAAATGATCTCGCTCATGAAGCGCAACAACTGCGGCAAGGCGCTCGATGTCGCGCGGATGGCGCGCGACATGCATGGCGGGAACGGGATCTCCGGCGAGTTCCAGGTGATCCGCCACATGGTGAACCTCGAAACCGTGAACACCTACGAAGGCACCCATGACGTCCACGCGCTCATCCTCGGGCGGGCGCAGACCGGGCTTCAGGCGTTCTTCTGATCGTCACAGCGGACAGGTCCCCAGCGCCGCGGCAGTCGTGACGCGGGCAACGGGCCCTGTCTGCGGGCCCCAGAATCCGGCCACGTCCTCCATCGCGCCCGTCAGGCCGGGTGCGCGCCAGTCGTCTTCGGTCGCGCGGACGTAGTCGACGATGCGCAACCCGTCGCCCCGGATCGCCTTGGCCGCGATGTCGTCGGGCAGGAGCGCAAAGGCGCCGTAGCTTTCTCGGATCGGGAATTTCAGGCCGGGAAAGCTCCGGCAAATGACCTCGGTGCAGGCGTAGGAATCGCAGGTCTCGAAATCGAAATGAAAATCGAAAGGACGCCCGACGAGGGACAGCATGGTCCCCAAGGCCGCGCTTTTTTCGCTGGCCGTGACCTCGGGTCGTGTGACCAGCACTGCATCCCGCCCCGAGAGCACGTCCTCGAGGCTCGCGAGCCGCACCTTCGGCGGCACACCATCCACCACCACGCGCCCGGCGCGGATATCGTCACGAAAGGGCGCGAGGGCAGGGTGGTTCCAAAGACCCGCCGCCCGCAGCTCCTTTTCGGTTCCGAGGTAGACCGCGGAATGTGTGAACCAGCCCGGGATCATGCGTGAGACCATCTGGCTCTTGGCCGCGAAAACCATGATGTCGAGCGGCCGGGCCGCATCGGCCACCCGGGCCTGCGCCTCGGGTCGGGCGGCAAGCAGCCCGCCATGGCCATCGTCGGAGGTCAGGGGTTCGAGCGTCTCGCCCATGTTGCGGGCAAGGTCGGCGAACCACCGGGGTTGGCGCTCCGGGTCCTGGCAACAGGTGAACTCGGACGGATCGGCATCGGGCGGCAGGCCCTCGAAATCCGGGTGCACCACCGGCATCGTGCAGGCCGCCAGACCCAAGAGGACCAACGCAGGCATAAGCCGTTTGATCGTGGCCCAGAGCCCCGTGCGCATTCCACCCATCGCCTGCCCCACTCCCTTTGAGTCCCGTTGGTCAACCCATCCCGCCAGACCTCGTCGCCGAAGGTCCCGTGCGAGATATTCCCCAATTCGGATATGATCGTAGCGCGGATTCACTCACGGGGAAAAGCCCCCACTGCAATGGTGTTCCCCGACTTTCCCGTTGCTGTCGCGGATGCTACGAGAATACATGACCCAGCCCCTGCCACCGCTCCCCGCCGACGCAGACGATCGCCGCGCCATCGCGCCGGTGATCTGTTATCCGACCGAGACTCTGCCCAAGCCGGATCTCGCGGCCTATGGCGACCGCCGGGAAGGCGCGCGCAAAGTCGCCGAGACCCGGGTGCCGCCACGCGACGCGGCGACCTTCGAGGTGCCTGCGGGCGGCTTCTTCCGGATCACGAGCATCGAGGGGCCGCAGGTGGGCGACCTCAACCTCTGGAACGCGGAGGACCTGTCGGAGCGCTTCTTTTCCGGCAAAACCCGGGCGCTGCACGGCACCCATGTCACCACGGGCGACCGGCTTTGGTCATCCTTCCCGCACCTGCGCCCGATGGCCACGATCACCGCCGACACGCTGGGCTGGTATGGGATCGACGAGCATGGCGGCGGTGTTCATGACGTGATCGGCACGCGCTGCGACCCCTATACCCACCGGCTTCTGGCCGAGGACGATTATCACCACTGTTGCCACTCGAACCTCACCCGTGCCCTCGCCACGGCACGCGGGCTTCCGTTGGCAGAGGCTGAACGACATGTGCACGACGTGCTCAACGTCTTCATGTGCACGGGGTTCACGCGTGATACCGGTCAGTATTTCATGAAGGCCTCGCCGGTCCGCCCCGGTGACTACCTCGAGTTTTTCGCCGAAGTCCGGCTCCTTGGCGCCTTGTCGGCCTGTCCCGGTGGCGACTGCGGCGCCGAACATTCGTCCGACGCCGCCGCCTGTCATCCGCTTCTGGTCGAGGTCTTCGCCTGCGACGAACCCTGGAGCCCGCCCGCGCGAAACCCCTATGACGGCACGCACGGGCTTTGACCCGAGGCCTTACTGTTCGCGGAACGCCCGCTGCATCGAGTCCGCGATCGGCTTGACCAGATACTGCACAAAGGTGCGCTCGGCGGTCTGGATCATCACGAGCACCGGCATCCCGGGCACCGGGGCGAAGCCGGGGATCCGGTCCAGTTCCTCGACCGGGATCTTCACCCGCGCCACATAGACCTCCCGCGGCTGACCCCCTTCGTCGTCCACGATGGCGTCGGCCGAGACATAAAAGACCTCGCCCGTCAGGATCGGGGTCGTGCGCGCATTGAGCGCGGTCAGCCGGACCGAGGCCTGCTGGCCGATCTTCACGCTGTCGATGTCGGTGCGCGCGATCATCGTTTCGATGATGAGCGGCACGTCGGTGGGCAGGATTTCCGCGATGACCTTGCCCGCCTCCACGACGCCGCCGACCCCGGCATAGTTGAGCCGGACGACCGTGCCGGACACCGGCGCGTCGATCACCACCCGGCGCAGCGTCGACTGCGCATCGCGTTCCTGTTCGCGGACGGTATCAAGCTCGATCTGCACGCTTTCAAGCTCGTCGAGCGCGGCCTGACGGTAGGTGTCGATGGCCTGGCGCTTCTGTGCCTCGTATTTCGCACGAAGCTCGATGCTCTCGCTGATCTCCGCGTCGATCCGGCCCAGCTGACCATCGGCCTCCGCCAATGCACGCAGGAGCACGTTGTAGTCAGAGCGCCGGATCAAGGCGCGGTCCAGAAGGATCGCCTTGGCGTCGCGGTCCTCGCTCAGAAGCTCGATCTGCCGCTCCATCGCCTTGCGCTGGATACGGTAGCCTTCTTCCCGGCTGTCGAGCACCGCGATGTTGCGTTCGATCAGGCCGATGTCGTTCTCGAGCTGCGAACGCGCGACCTCGAATGAAAGCGCCTGACTGTCGAGCATGGTAGCGATTTCCGGGTCGCTGCGCGCATCTTCAAGCCATTTCGGAAAGACAAGCTCGGGTTTCGCGTCGTATTCCGAAAGGATCCGCGCCTCGATGGCTTCGAGCCGGACACGCCGCAGGAAAAGTGCCCTCTGATTGGCGAGCGCCGTGGTCTCGTCCAGCCTGAGAAGGGGTGCGCCCGCGCGGACCTTGTCGCCTTCGGCCACATGCATCTCGGCGATGATGCCGCCCTCCAGGTGCTGCACCATCTTGTTGCGACCCGTGGCGACGAAGGAGCCGGGCGCCATGATGGCGGCGGCAAGCGGCGCGGAGAACGCCCAGTAGCCGAAGCCACCGAAAGCCACGGCGATCATCACGATCCCCGCGATCAGGTGCTTGAGGATCGACCGGGGCACGTCGGCCTCCCAGGAGGCCTCCCAGGGGGCGACCGCCCCAGCCGGTTGGTGATCTATGGTGACGGGAAGACGGGCGCTGCTCATGCCGGTGCTCCTTCAAGTGAGGTGTTGGATTGCTGGCCGACGTTCTGTTGCCGGGCCGCGCGCCGGTTCGCGAGTTCCTTGAGGATCTTGTCACGCCAGCCGAACATCGAGATATGCCCGGTATCGAGCACCATGATCTTGTCGACCGAGGTCAGGATGTTGGGCTTCTGCGAGATCACGATGGTCGTGATCTTGTGCTCCTTGGCATGGCCAAGCGCGCGCACAAGGGCTGCGTCACCATGGGTGTCGAGGTTCGAGTTCGGCTCGTCCAGCACGAGGAACTTGGGGTCGCCGAAGAAGGCGCGGGCGAGCCCGATCCGCTGTTTCTGTCCGCCCGACAGCGGCGCGCCATCGGCGGCCACCACCGTTTCATAGCCCTGCGGCAGATCCGCGATCATGTCGTGCACGTCCGCCAGCATCGCGGCGCGGTATATCGCCTCGTCCGAGGCGTCGGACCGCATCCGGGCGATGTTGGCCTTGATCGTGCCGGGAAAGAGCTGCACGTCCTGCGGCAGGTAACCGACGCATTCGCCAAGCTGGCGCGGGTCCCAGTTGCGCAGGTCCATGAGGTCGAGCCGCACCGCGCCCGAGGTGGGCAGGATCGACCCGACGAGCATCTTGCCCAGCGTCGTCTTGCCTGCACCGGAGTTGCCGATGATCGCGAGCCGTTCGCCTGCGCCGATTGAGAAGGTCAGCGCGTTCAGCACGACGCTCTTGGTGCCGGCGGGCACGAAGAGAAGCCGTTCGACGTCGAGCCGACCTTCGGGGTTCGGCAGGCGCAGCTTGTCGTTGTTGCGCGCGGCCCGGCTCATCAGGTTGCCGACCCGGTCATATGCACCGCGGGCGAGGAGATAGCTGTTCCAACCTTCGATCGACCCTTCGATCGGGGCCAGGGCTCGCCCTGCCACGATGGAGGCGGCGATCACCATGCCCCCGGTCATCTGCCCGTCGAGCGCCAGCCATGCACCCCAGCCCAGCATCGCGATCTGTGCCAGAAGCCGGAACATCCGGCTCATAGCGGCGGTCACGATATTGCGGTCCTGCGCCTTGACCTGCGACTTGAGCGAGGCTGCCGTGTCGGCGCCCCAGATGCGCACGGCCTCGGGGATCATCGCCATGGCGTTGATGATCTGGCTGTTGCGCGACATGGATTCCAGGTGAAGGTTGGCCTTCACCTGCGCGACATTGGCATCCTTGAAGCCCTGCGACGTGATCTTTTGGTTAATGAAGGCCATGACGGCCAGCAACAGCGCCGTCACGATCACGATCATCCCCAGATGCGGGTGGATGAGGAAGATGACGAAGATGAAGGCCGGCACGAAGGGCACGTCCAGGAACGACAGGAGCGTGCCGGAGACGAGAAAGCCCCGCAGCGTCTGGAGATCGCCAAGGGTCTGGTATTCGCGTCCGTTGGAATGGAGCGAAGCCTGCGCTGCCGCCGCGAGCACCGGTGCCCCGAGCCGTGCCGCCACATCCACCGCCGTGCGCATGAGGACGAAGCGGCGGACCGCGTCGAGCGCGGCCTGAAGGACGATCGCGCCGGCGATGACCACGGTCAGCATCACAAGCGTGTCGATGGACCGCGATGTCAGCACCCGGTCCGAAATCTGGAACAGATAGAGCGGCACCGCCAGGATGAGCACGTTGGTCGCCATGGTCAGGACGATCACGTAAAGCAGGTTTGACGTGATGCGCCGCTTCACCGCGGACAACACCTGCGCCGGGTCAGCGGCCTTTGTGCGTTTGTGGAAACTGGGCGAAGAGGATCCGTTCACCAACGCGGGTGGCGCGTTGTTTGGTGCGACCGGCCCTTTCGGGGTGTCCCCCTGTCCCTCACCCCTCGCCGGCTCGGGCGCTGTGGACCGGTCGCCCGCCACGTCATCCTCGATTTGGCGCGCGTCTTCCGACGCGCCAAGGATGAGCCGCGGATTGTGTGCGTTTTCACCTGCGCCGGCGTCGACCCCGTCGGCGTTGTCTTCGTTCCTGTCAGCCATGTTTTCCCCCACGCTGTCCTTCTTAAAATGTCTTACCCAATCGTCATGCCACCATGGTGCTCAGGGCATCGAAGGTGCCCGAGCCGCCTCCGGCACCGTCGCCGCCGTAGCCGCAATCCTGCCCGTCGTCGTCGCGATCGTTCAGCAGTCCGTCCGCGAGGAAGGCGACCGCCTCCGAGGCGAGCCCTCCGAGACCGCCGTCGCCGAAGTCGAGGTCGAACATGTCGCCGTCGTGGTCGATCATCCCGGCCTGATAGATCACCGCGTCGGAGTAGACGCCGTTCTGCGCCATGACGTCGCTGTCCAGGCCGTGGAAGGTCAGGTTCGCGATATTGGCGAGCACGTTGTCCCCGGTGGAAACGTCGATCCGACCGAAGCCGAGCGCATCCAGTATGCTCGCGAAGATCTGGATCGTGTCGGCGTCGGTCAGCATGTTGATCTGGACGAGGCTCTGCTGGCTGATGAAATCCCCGCCGATGGTCAGGATCGTCGGGACGTAGAAATCCTGGAACGTGTCGTCCTGATCGAAAACGAAGGGATTGAAATTGCCGGAGGCCAGCCCGTCGAGCGCCGATTGCCCGGTCTCGGACATATCGACGGCGTGATCGACCCCGGACCGGCTGATGTTGGCTTCGTTCCAGAGAAGGTTGCCCGAGGTATGCAGGTTGCCCCCAGTGCCCGGCGCCATGGCGACGAGGTCGTTGTCGAAGAGCAGGTTCATCTGCTGGATCGACGCGATGGTAACCATGTCTCCACCCACGACGATCATGTCGTAACCGTGCTGGAAGCCTTGCAGGACCGCGGCGTTGGACAGCACGTTGTCGCCCATTGTGACGGCGAAGTTGTGGAACACCGTCTCGAAGGTGATCATGTCGTTGTCGGTCATCAGGTTGATCTGGACCGTCGTCGAGGAATAGACGAGATCGCCCGCGATGTTGGCCACCGCGTAGGAGGCCGGCATCCCTTCGTGCGAGGCGGGCACCGGAAAGGTCGGCCCGCTCGCGGCATTGTCCAGCCATTCCATCGTGACCACGTTGTGCGCCGTCGAGGACCCCGCGCCGTGGAGCGCCTCCGGCTCGCCGATGATGTGGTCGCGGTCGGCAAGGATGTTGATCTGTTCGACGATGGTCAGCTCGCGCGCCTCGCCGCCCACGATGAACTTGCTCGCATCGACCGAGACATGGGTCAGGAAGAACTCGTTGAGCAGGAGGTTCTCGCCTGTCGCGATGGTCTGGACCAGTCCGCCCACCCCCGAGGTCGCGCCGGCGCTGTCGCCGGGTTCCAGGTGGACCAAGACGTCGAGCGTTTCGCCTGCTGCGGTGGCGGCATCTCCGAAGCCATCGTCTTCCGGCTCCTCTTCCCCTTCTTCGCTGTCGTGGGGAACATAGCCCGGCTGGTGCTGGTCCAGCACTTTCTCTTCCGCGATCCGGGCGTCGAGCCGCAGGACCAGCGTGTCAGGCACCTCGGCCATCGCCACCCCGTCCATGAGCACCGGACCCCCGTCGCCGATGATCCCGGTCATCGGCGTGCCGATGGCGGTCCCGGCATGAAGCATGTGAACCTGCGCTCCCGGTTGCACGCCGACGCCCGCCTCTCGGTCAGCAAGCGCGTCGAGAACCCGCTCGAGAAGTGCGCCGCTCTCGGCGCCGTCGAGAAGTGCGTTCTTGTGGCTGAAGTCGACCCCCAGAATCGACAGCGCATCGGCCACCTTGGCCAAAGTCACGAAGTCGGCGCCAAGTGCCGCGTCCGACCGCCCGGCGAGGATCTCGTCGCTCAGCTCGAACGGGCGCTGCATCAGCCAGTCGTTGTCGAAGTTCCAGTTCGTCTGGTGGAGAAGCGCGAACCACGCGCCCGGAGGCATGATCTCGAAGGGCATGGGTTTGAAATGAATCGTGCGGCCGGCGTCATCGAAGTCGAACTCCGGGGCGGGCGCATGGGGACCCAATAGTTTCGCGTTAGGAATATCGGGTGACACCCGGAAGGGCGCGCTCGGCGCCGCCATGAAATCGGCGGGCCCCTGATAGAAGACGCCGGGATCGAAGGGATCGAGCGTCATTTCCGAACGGACCGAGATATTCACGTCCAGAAGCGCGTTCGCCTCCTCGATCTTGGCCTTCAGGGCGCGGAGCTCGTCGTATTGCAGGCGCAGGATGGCTTGTTCGATGTCCTGCTGAAAGGCTCCGATAAAGTGCGCGATGATCTCGGTATGGCGGTCAAGCATGGTCCCTGTCCTCTAAGGCCGCCCGTGGTGCGCATACATGGACGAGGGGTCATGGCACATGCGGCAGGCGGTACTAATTCCCGCCTGGTTAATTCCAACAGCCGGCCGCGCGGCGGGACCTGGGGCTGGCGCTACCTAAAAAGTGGGGTCTCTCCTCCCCCTTGGGTCGAGGGGAGGAGAGAAGCCGCTCCGCGGACGTGGGGCGGTCCGAAAGCCGGAGCGGTCAATGACTTGAGAGTCTAAAATCAGATCTCGTCGTCACCGATGGTGTAGGTCGACGTCATGTTGCCGCCGACGACCGTGGTGTCCACGGTGTTGCCCAGAACGTTCGCGCCCATCACGATGTCCTGGTTGAATGCCGACACGTCGAAGACCGCATCCGCCGAGGCGCTGGCCGCACCGTCGGCATAGCCGTCATCGCCGTTGCCCGAACCCCAGTTGCCGACCGAGCCGCCGAGACCATCGTCGTCATCATCGCGACCGCCGCCATATTTGTGGCCACCGTGACCCCAGTCTTTGCCGTCGTCACCGCCAGCCGCAGCACCGGACGCGCTGATCCCGTCACCGGTTTCCGCGCCGCCGCCCGACACCGTTCCGGTGATCGAGAACGAAGCGTCGTTCTTCACCGAAACGTCTTCGAGCGAATCGTTGTCGTAGTTGTTGTTCGCCTGGGCGAACACCTGACCCGAGTCGTTGCCGGCACCGGTGAGGGCTTCGTCGAGAATGTCGTTCAGGTTGATCTCGTTGCCGGGATCATAGCTGAGGTCGCCATCCGCAAACACGATGTCGCCAACTTCGGCGTCATCAATATCGATCGCGTCGTTGTCGTCCGGCTCATAGCCTTCGAGATCGAGATCGACTTCAACGTCGACATCAACGTCCACGTCGGTTTCCGACTTGTTGATGTTTTCGTTGATGTTGCCGTTCAGGTTGGCATTGCCGTTCAGGTTGCCATTGGCATTGAGGTTGCCGTTGCCGTTGGCATTGCCGTTACCGTTGAGGTTCCCGTTGCCATTGCCGTTGGCGTTGCCATTCCCGTTCAGGTTGCCATTGCCGTTGCCGTTCAGGTTGCCGTTGTGGCTCTCGGACGACTGCGCCTGGCCCTGAAGCTGGCCTTGGCCCTGACCCTGAAGCTGGGCCTGAAGCTCAGCCTGAAGCTGGGCCTGGGCTTCGGTTTGCGTCTGTTCCTGATCGTTGTCGTCACCTTTCGACGGATGATGGTTG is a genomic window of Maritimibacter sp. DP1N21-5 containing:
- a CDS encoding CaiB/BaiF CoA-transferase family protein, whose translation is MSLLSGLKVVELARILAGPWAGQALADLGAEVVKVESPEGDDTRRWGPPWIERDGDRTAAYFYAANRGKATATADFRNPYDIARVKAMIADADVVIENFKVGGLAKYGLDYASLAAANPRLIYCSITGFGQDGPRAGEAGYDFMIQGLSGLMSITGEAKGEPTKVGVAVTDVVSGLYAVIGILAAVEARHRTGRGQSVDISLLDCATALLANQAMNYLVSGESPGRLGNAHPNLMPYDTLPVADGHVIVAVGNDRQFASLCTVLGCAELADDPRFRTNGDRVSARAELKPLLAEATARWSRDALLAALARAVVPAGPINEIADVFADPQVIARGLRIAPEGVPGVRGPWVFSDADLALDRSAPVLKRDDG
- a CDS encoding acyl-CoA dehydrogenase, yielding MPHDLPAKSRPDLGPFDWQDPFRLDDQLEEDERMIRDSARAYAAEKLAPRVISAFENEDTDPAIFREMGDMGLLGVTVPEEYGGLGGSYVSYGLVAREVERIDSGYRSMMSVQSSLVMYPIYAYGSEAQRKKFLPGLASGELIGCFGLTEPDAGSDPGSMKTRAVKTGSGYRITGTKLWISNAPIADVFVVWAKSDAHGGKIRGFVLEKGMEGLSAPKIQNKLSLRASITGEIVMKDVEVGEGALLPNVEGLKGPFGCLNRARYGISWGAMGAAEFCWHAARQYGLDRVQFNRPLAQTQLFQKKLADMQTEITLGLQGSLRVGRLMDEGRAAPEMISLMKRNNCGKALDVARMARDMHGGNGISGEFQVIRHMVNLETVNTYEGTHDVHALILGRAQTGLQAFF
- a CDS encoding YiiX/YebB-like N1pC/P60 family cysteine hydrolase; this translates as MGGMRTGLWATIKRLMPALVLLGLAACTMPVVHPDFEGLPPDADPSEFTCCQDPERQPRWFADLARNMGETLEPLTSDDGHGGLLAARPEAQARVADAARPLDIMVFAAKSQMVSRMIPGWFTHSAVYLGTEKELRAAGLWNHPALAPFRDDIRAGRVVVDGVPPKVRLASLEDVLSGRDAVLVTRPEVTASEKSAALGTMLSLVGRPFDFHFDFETCDSYACTEVICRSFPGLKFPIRESYGAFALLPDDIAAKAIRGDGLRIVDYVRATEDDWRAPGLTGAMEDVAGFWGPQTGPVARVTTAAALGTCPL
- a CDS encoding DUF1989 domain-containing protein, with amino-acid sequence MTQPLPPLPADADDRRAIAPVICYPTETLPKPDLAAYGDRREGARKVAETRVPPRDAATFEVPAGGFFRITSIEGPQVGDLNLWNAEDLSERFFSGKTRALHGTHVTTGDRLWSSFPHLRPMATITADTLGWYGIDEHGGGVHDVIGTRCDPYTHRLLAEDDYHHCCHSNLTRALATARGLPLAEAERHVHDVLNVFMCTGFTRDTGQYFMKASPVRPGDYLEFFAEVRLLGALSACPGGDCGAEHSSDAAACHPLLVEVFACDEPWSPPARNPYDGTHGL
- a CDS encoding HlyD family type I secretion periplasmic adaptor subunit; translation: MSSARLPVTIDHQPAGAVAPWEASWEADVPRSILKHLIAGIVMIAVAFGGFGYWAFSAPLAAAIMAPGSFVATGRNKMVQHLEGGIIAEMHVAEGDKVRAGAPLLRLDETTALANQRALFLRRVRLEAIEARILSEYDAKPELVFPKWLEDARSDPEIATMLDSQALSFEVARSQLENDIGLIERNIAVLDSREEGYRIQRKAMERQIELLSEDRDAKAILLDRALIRRSDYNVLLRALAEADGQLGRIDAEISESIELRAKYEAQKRQAIDTYRQAALDELESVQIELDTVREQERDAQSTLRRVVIDAPVSGTVVRLNYAGVGGVVEAGKVIAEILPTDVPLIIETMIARTDIDSVKIGQQASVRLTALNARTTPILTGEVFYVSADAIVDDEGGQPREVYVARVKIPVEELDRIPGFAPVPGMPVLVMIQTAERTFVQYLVKPIADSMQRAFREQ
- a CDS encoding type I secretion system permease/ATPase yields the protein MADRNEDNADGVDAGAGENAHNPRLILGASEDARQIEDDVAGDRSTAPEPARGEGQGDTPKGPVAPNNAPPALVNGSSSPSFHKRTKAADPAQVLSAVKRRITSNLLYVIVLTMATNVLILAVPLYLFQISDRVLTSRSIDTLVMLTVVIAGAIVLQAALDAVRRFVLMRTAVDVAARLGAPVLAAAAQASLHSNGREYQTLGDLQTLRGFLVSGTLLSFLDVPFVPAFIFVIFLIHPHLGMIVIVTALLLAVMAFINQKITSQGFKDANVAQVKANLHLESMSRNSQIINAMAMIPEAVRIWGADTAASLKSQVKAQDRNIVTAAMSRMFRLLAQIAMLGWGAWLALDGQMTGGMVIAASIVAGRALAPIEGSIEGWNSYLLARGAYDRVGNLMSRAARNNDKLRLPNPEGRLDVERLLFVPAGTKSVVLNALTFSIGAGERLAIIGNSGAGKTTLGKMLVGSILPTSGAVRLDLMDLRNWDPRQLGECVGYLPQDVQLFPGTIKANIARMRSDASDEAIYRAAMLADVHDMIADLPQGYETVVAADGAPLSGGQKQRIGLARAFFGDPKFLVLDEPNSNLDTHGDAALVRALGHAKEHKITTIVISQKPNILTSVDKIMVLDTGHISMFGWRDKILKELANRRAARQQNVGQQSNTSLEGAPA